The following coding sequences lie in one Flavobacterium sediminis genomic window:
- a CDS encoding amidophosphoribosyltransferase, translating to MSDAIKHECGIALLRLLKPLEYYKEKYGSAFYGIQKMYLLMEKQHNRGQDGAGLASIKFDMEPGQRYISRVRSNDAQPIKDVFTQINDRINFELEEHPELHDNVQLQKETIPYIGELFLGHVRYGTFGKNNIESVHPFLRQNNWMHRNLIVAGNFNMTNVRELFQDLVNLGQHPKEMADTVTVMEKIGHFLDDEVNDVYKECKKEGLSKMEASAAIAERLNIQRILERASRNWDGGYAMAGLLGHGDAFVMRDPAGIRPTYYYQDDEVVVVASERPVIQTVFDVPFDKVQELDPGKAIIVKKSGDVSIKEIRTPLVKKACSFERIYFSRGSDAEIYQERKDLGKRVFPAVLKAIDNDTDNTVFSYIPNTAETSFFGMSEAAQDFLNQRKAKAILEAKGQLTDEQLHKILDVKIRTEKIAIKDAKLRTFITEDSSRDDLVAHVYDVTYGVVKHTDHLVIIDDSIVRGTTLKQSIIKMMDRLRPKSIVVVSSAPQIRFPDCYGIDMAKLEGLVAFKAALELLKERNMHNLIEEVYQKSKAQENFSDAEVVNYVKEIYAPFTDEEISDKIAQMLTPPNTSATVKVIYQKVEDLHKACPKNLGDWYFTGDYPTAGGNRVVNRAFMNFYEGKDARAY from the coding sequence ATGAGCGACGCTATTAAACACGAATGTGGTATTGCTTTACTTCGATTATTAAAACCATTAGAATATTATAAAGAAAAATACGGATCAGCTTTCTACGGAATACAAAAAATGTATCTGTTGATGGAAAAGCAGCACAATCGCGGACAGGACGGAGCCGGTCTGGCTAGTATAAAATTTGATATGGAACCCGGCCAACGATACATCAGCAGAGTGCGCTCCAATGATGCCCAACCGATAAAAGATGTTTTTACTCAAATCAATGACCGTATCAACTTTGAGCTGGAAGAACATCCGGAACTTCATGATAATGTTCAGTTGCAAAAAGAAACTATTCCTTATATAGGTGAACTGTTCTTAGGTCACGTTCGTTATGGAACATTCGGAAAAAACAACATCGAAAGCGTTCACCCTTTTTTACGCCAGAATAACTGGATGCACCGTAACCTGATTGTTGCCGGTAATTTCAATATGACCAATGTTAGAGAATTATTTCAGGATTTGGTAAATCTGGGGCAACATCCTAAAGAAATGGCAGATACCGTTACGGTAATGGAAAAAATAGGTCATTTTCTGGATGATGAGGTTAACGATGTGTATAAAGAATGTAAAAAAGAAGGACTTTCAAAAATGGAAGCGTCAGCGGCTATTGCTGAAAGATTAAACATACAGCGAATATTAGAGCGTGCCTCAAGAAACTGGGACGGAGGCTATGCAATGGCTGGATTACTAGGGCATGGTGATGCTTTTGTGATGCGTGATCCCGCAGGAATACGTCCTACATATTATTATCAGGATGATGAGGTTGTAGTTGTAGCTTCTGAGCGTCCTGTAATTCAAACTGTTTTTGATGTGCCTTTTGATAAAGTTCAGGAATTAGATCCCGGTAAGGCTATAATCGTTAAAAAAAGCGGAGATGTTTCAATTAAAGAGATCAGAACTCCTTTAGTTAAAAAAGCATGTTCTTTTGAACGGATATATTTTTCAAGAGGTAGTGATGCGGAAATCTATCAGGAACGTAAAGATTTAGGAAAAAGAGTTTTTCCGGCGGTTTTGAAAGCTATTGATAATGATACAGACAATACAGTATTCTCATATATACCTAATACAGCTGAAACTTCCTTTTTCGGTATGTCCGAAGCTGCTCAGGATTTTTTAAACCAAAGGAAAGCAAAAGCCATTTTAGAAGCGAAAGGACAACTGACAGACGAGCAATTGCATAAAATATTGGATGTTAAGATCCGAACAGAGAAGATTGCGATAAAAGATGCGAAGCTTAGAACCTTTATTACTGAGGATAGCAGTAGAGATGACTTGGTAGCGCATGTTTATGATGTGACTTACGGAGTGGTTAAACATACAGATCATCTGGTAATTATTGATGATAGTATTGTGAGAGGAACAACTTTGAAGCAGAGTATTATTAAAATGATGGATAGACTAAGGCCTAAAAGTATTGTAGTTGTTTCTTCTGCACCACAAATACGTTTTCCGGATTGTTATGGTATTGATATGGCTAAGTTAGAAGGGCTGGTGGCATTTAAGGCAGCACTTGAGCTCTTAAAGGAAAGAAATATGCACAATCTTATCGAAGAGGTTTACCAAAAATCAAAAGCACAGGAAAATTTCTCAGATGCAGAAGTGGTCAATTATGTAAAGGAGATCTATGCTCCTTTTACAGATGAGGAAATATCAGACAAGATTGCTCAAATGTTGACTCCGCCAAACACAAGTGCTACTGTTAAGGTTATTTATCAAAAAGTAGAAGATTTGCACAAAGCATGTCCGAAAAATTTAGGAGATTGGTATTTTACCGGTGATTATCCTACAGCGGGAGGAAACCGGGTAGTGAATAGAGCGTTCATGAATTTTTATGAAGGGAAAGATGCTCGCGCTTACTAA
- a CDS encoding PfkB family carbohydrate kinase, translating into MNKLLIVGTVAFDAIETPFGKTDKILGGAATYIGLASSFFNVDAGIVSVVGEDFPKEYLDLLENKDVNIEGVEVVKGGKTFFWSGKYHNDLNSRDTLVTELNVLADFNPVVPEAYKNADVVLLGNLHPLVQTAVLNQLTEKPKLIVLDTMNFWMDNTWDELMEVIKRVDVITINDEEARQLSGEYSLVKAAEKIHEMGPKYVVIKKGEHGALLFHKKEVFFAPALPLEEVFDPTGAGDTFAGGFAGYIAQSENISFHNMKNGIIYGSNLASFCVEQFGTKRMEDLKREDVNTRLKQFKALTQFEIELDE; encoded by the coding sequence ATGAACAAATTATTGATTGTAGGAACGGTAGCTTTTGATGCTATCGAAACTCCTTTCGGGAAAACAGATAAAATTTTAGGAGGTGCGGCAACGTACATTGGTTTAGCTTCTTCTTTTTTTAATGTCGATGCAGGAATTGTATCCGTTGTAGGGGAAGATTTTCCAAAAGAATATTTAGATTTATTAGAGAATAAAGACGTAAATATCGAAGGTGTAGAAGTGGTTAAAGGGGGAAAAACATTCTTTTGGAGCGGAAAATACCACAACGATCTGAACTCTCGTGATACTCTGGTAACGGAGCTAAATGTTTTGGCTGATTTTAATCCTGTAGTTCCGGAAGCCTATAAAAATGCGGATGTAGTTCTGTTAGGTAACTTACATCCTTTGGTTCAAACAGCTGTTTTAAATCAGTTGACTGAAAAACCAAAGTTAATTGTATTAGATACAATGAACTTTTGGATGGATAATACATGGGATGAATTGATGGAAGTGATTAAGCGTGTAGACGTGATAACCATTAATGATGAAGAGGCTCGCCAACTTTCTGGAGAATATTCTTTAGTTAAAGCTGCTGAAAAAATTCATGAAATGGGGCCGAAATACGTTGTGATCAAAAAAGGAGAACACGGTGCATTATTGTTCCACAAAAAAGAAGTATTCTTCGCGCCGGCACTTCCGTTGGAAGAAGTTTTTGACCCCACAGGTGCGGGAGATACATTTGCCGGTGGTTTTGCCGGATACATTGCCCAAAGTGAGAATATTTCATTTCACAATATGAAAAACGGGATTATTTATGGATCCAATCTGGCTTCCTTTTGTGTAGAACAATTCGGAACCAAACGAATGGAAGATTTAAAAAGAGAAGATGTTAATACCCGTTTAAAACAGTTTAAAGCATTGACTCAATTTGAAATAGAATTAGACGAGTAA
- a CDS encoding ribonuclease H1 domain-containing protein: protein MVGKKKKYYTVWRGHHTGVFETWEDCQAQIKNYLGAQYKSFPTFEEAKKAYKDDYKNYIGKPKTFKSELDKAQLQKIGLPNYNSISVDAASSGNPGIMEYRGVDTKTKKQIFIQGPFEEGTNNIGEFLAIVHGLAFLKKHQSNRIIYTDSRTAMSWVKKKKCNTKLEPTAKNKSLFELIRRAEIWLEKNTYTTPIVKWETKAWGEIPADFGRK, encoded by the coding sequence ATAGTGGGAAAAAAGAAAAAATATTATACTGTTTGGAGAGGACACCATACCGGAGTTTTTGAAACATGGGAAGATTGTCAGGCTCAGATTAAAAATTATCTGGGGGCACAATATAAATCATTTCCTACTTTTGAAGAAGCTAAAAAAGCTTATAAAGACGACTACAAAAATTATATAGGTAAACCAAAGACGTTTAAAAGCGAGCTTGATAAAGCTCAACTTCAAAAGATCGGTTTGCCGAACTATAACTCTATTTCAGTGGATGCTGCGTCCAGTGGTAATCCGGGAATAATGGAATATAGAGGAGTGGATACTAAAACGAAAAAACAAATTTTCATTCAAGGACCGTTTGAAGAGGGGACCAATAACATCGGTGAATTTTTGGCCATTGTACACGGATTAGCATTTTTAAAAAAGCACCAAAGTAATCGTATTATTTATACGGACTCCAGAACAGCAATGAGCTGGGTAAAAAAAAAGAAATGCAATACAAAATTAGAACCTACAGCAAAGAACAAATCTCTTTTTGAGCTCATACGACGGGCAGAAATCTGGTTAGAGAAAAACACCTATACTACGCCAATAGTTAAATGGGAAACTAAAGCCTGGGGAGAAATTCCGGCTGATTTCGGGAGAAAATAA
- the purN gene encoding phosphoribosylglycinamide formyltransferase, whose protein sequence is MRRIVIFASGAGSNTEKIILHFKNSTFAKIFAVFSNKVNAGVLEIARKNGIKSIVFDREEFENGGVTRQIEEIKPDLIVLAGFLWKFPADIIALYPDKIINIHPALLPKYGGKGMYGKYVHEAVLHNKEKETGITVHYVNEHYDEGEYIFQKVVNIEQCTSSEEIAQKVHELEHEHFPKIIEKLLQ, encoded by the coding sequence ATGAGAAGAATAGTAATCTTTGCTTCCGGAGCAGGTTCTAATACCGAAAAGATTATTTTGCATTTTAAAAATTCTACTTTTGCAAAGATTTTTGCTGTTTTTTCCAATAAAGTTAATGCAGGAGTTTTAGAAATTGCAAGAAAAAACGGTATAAAAAGTATTGTTTTTGATAGAGAGGAGTTTGAAAATGGTGGCGTTACACGACAAATTGAGGAAATTAAACCGGATTTGATCGTCTTGGCCGGTTTTTTATGGAAATTTCCTGCTGATATTATAGCCTTGTATCCTGATAAAATTATAAATATTCATCCGGCATTGCTTCCGAAATACGGAGGAAAAGGAATGTATGGAAAATATGTTCACGAAGCGGTTCTTCATAATAAGGAAAAAGAAACGGGGATCACAGTGCATTATGTGAATGAACATTATGACGAAGGAGAATATATTTTTCAAAAAGTAGTTAATATAGAACAATGCACTTCATCGGAAGAAATTGCACAAAAGGTTCATGAACTGGAACATGAGCATTTTCCGAAAATTATTGAGAAGTTGTTACAATAA
- a CDS encoding acyl carrier protein yields MSDIASRVKAIIVDKLGVDENEVVAEASFTNDLGADSLDTVELIMEFEKEFDIQIPDDQAENIATVGQAISYIEEAKK; encoded by the coding sequence ATGTCAGACATTGCATCAAGAGTAAAAGCGATCATCGTGGACAAATTAGGTGTTGACGAAAACGAAGTTGTAGCTGAAGCAAGCTTCACTAACGATTTAGGAGCTGATTCATTAGACACTGTTGAGCTAATCATGGAATTCGAAAAAGAATTTGACATTCAAATTCCAGATGACCAAGCTGAAAACATTGCTACTGTTGGTCAAGCTATTTCTTACATCGAGGAAGCTAAGAAATAA
- the fabF gene encoding beta-ketoacyl-ACP synthase II: protein MQLKRVVVTGLGALTPIGNTLQEYWDGLINGKSGAAPITYYDTEKHKTKFACEVKNFNVEDFIDRKEVRRLDKFSQYAIVASDEAIKDAGITPENVDKKRVGVIWGAGIGGLQTFQDEVMSYAQGDGTPRFSPFFIPKMIADIAPAHISMRNGFMGPNYTTVSACASSANALVDALNYIRLGMCDVIVSGGSEAAVTIAGMGGFNSMQALSTRNESPETASRPFDATRDGFVLGEGAGALVLEEYEHAKARGAKIYCEVGGGGLSSDAYHLTAPHPEGIGVIAVMENCLRDAGINPEDVDHINTHGTSTPLGDVAELKAISAVFGDHAKDININSTKSMTGHLLGAAGAIEAIASIMAIKHGIVPPTINHTTYDEKIDPSLNLTLNKAQEREVKVAMSNTFGFGGHNACVLFKKFED, encoded by the coding sequence ATGCAATTAAAGCGTGTTGTAGTTACAGGTCTTGGGGCTTTAACTCCTATAGGGAATACCCTTCAAGAATACTGGGATGGCTTAATAAACGGTAAAAGTGGTGCTGCACCTATTACTTATTATGACACCGAGAAACATAAAACAAAATTTGCCTGCGAAGTTAAAAACTTCAACGTTGAAGATTTTATAGACCGTAAGGAAGTACGAAGACTGGATAAATTTTCGCAGTATGCTATAGTTGCCAGTGATGAAGCTATAAAAGATGCCGGAATAACACCGGAAAATGTAGATAAAAAAAGAGTTGGTGTCATCTGGGGTGCCGGTATCGGAGGTTTACAAACTTTCCAAGATGAAGTAATGAGCTATGCTCAAGGAGACGGAACGCCACGTTTCAGTCCGTTCTTTATCCCTAAAATGATCGCAGACATTGCTCCTGCACACATTTCTATGCGAAATGGGTTTATGGGACCTAACTACACTACCGTTTCTGCTTGTGCTTCTTCAGCTAATGCTCTTGTAGATGCCTTAAATTACATTCGTTTAGGAATGTGTGATGTTATTGTGTCCGGAGGGTCTGAAGCAGCCGTAACTATTGCAGGAATGGGCGGATTTAACTCTATGCAGGCTCTTTCTACAAGAAATGAATCACCCGAAACGGCTTCAAGACCTTTTGATGCTACTCGTGACGGTTTTGTTTTAGGAGAAGGTGCCGGTGCATTAGTATTGGAAGAGTACGAACATGCTAAAGCTCGTGGTGCAAAAATATATTGTGAAGTAGGCGGTGGTGGTTTATCATCAGATGCTTATCACTTAACGGCTCCACATCCGGAAGGAATCGGGGTTATAGCTGTAATGGAAAATTGTTTGAGAGACGCCGGTATAAATCCCGAAGATGTTGACCATATCAACACTCACGGTACGTCTACTCCTCTTGGAGACGTGGCTGAATTAAAAGCTATTTCGGCTGTTTTCGGTGACCATGCCAAAGACATCAATATCAACTCAACTAAATCCATGACAGGTCACTTACTGGGAGCTGCCGGTGCTATTGAAGCTATTGCTTCTATTATGGCCATCAAACACGGTATTGTTCCTCCTACGATCAATCATACAACTTATGATGAAAAGATCGATCCTTCTTTGAACCTGACTTTAAACAAAGCACAGGAAAGAGAAGTCAAAGTAGCCATGAGTAATACTTTTGGATTCGGAGGTCATAATGCGTGTGTGTTATTCAAAAAATTTGAAGATTAA
- the rnc gene encoding ribonuclease III: MRKLFKKIYKNSRSPEDGIFFDQLYEILGFKPNNLTYYKKAFTHRSTNKVDAKGNPFNYERLEFLGDAMLGSVIAAHLYNKVPTGNEGYLTKMRSKIVSREHLNELGRDFKLIDFVESKVNPQYFGENIHGNIFEAFIGAIYLDKGFIYCEKFIQKKIIEPYVDIAQLEGKIISYKSLIIEWCQKEKKTFHYDAVDDTTKNEEQRYFSVKLLIDDKVMGKARATSKKKAEEKASQRAFFALQEKIQKK; encoded by the coding sequence ATGCGTAAACTTTTCAAAAAAATATACAAAAATTCCCGTTCTCCTGAAGACGGGATTTTTTTTGATCAACTTTACGAAATTCTGGGTTTTAAACCTAACAATCTTACCTATTACAAAAAAGCTTTTACACATCGATCGACTAATAAAGTAGATGCTAAAGGCAACCCATTCAACTATGAACGCCTCGAATTTCTTGGCGATGCAATGTTAGGCAGTGTGATCGCCGCTCACCTTTACAACAAAGTCCCTACCGGAAATGAAGGTTATCTAACTAAAATGCGTTCTAAAATAGTAAGCAGGGAACACCTTAACGAACTGGGACGTGATTTTAAATTAATCGATTTTGTTGAAAGCAAAGTAAATCCTCAGTATTTCGGAGAAAACATTCACGGAAATATTTTTGAAGCTTTTATCGGCGCTATTTATCTCGATAAAGGATTCATTTATTGTGAAAAATTTATCCAAAAGAAAATTATTGAACCTTATGTAGACATTGCTCAATTAGAAGGCAAAATCATTAGCTATAAGAGTTTAATTATAGAATGGTGCCAAAAAGAGAAGAAAACGTTCCATTATGACGCTGTTGATGACACCACTAAAAATGAAGAGCAACGTTACTTTAGTGTTAAGTTACTAATCGATGATAAAGTAATGGGCAAAGCACGGGCTACTTCAAAGAAAAAAGCAGAAGAAAAAGCGTCCCAACGTGCTTTTTTTGCGCTACAGGAAAAAATACAAAAGAAATAA
- a CDS encoding IPExxxVDY family protein, with the protein MAIHKIQINDFISTDYELIAIHSNLEDYRLAYFINQLLNIKLQKNSNAIEVSVLDSKSSFEHFIFDDEIQDICWHLVENKSVLTTKQQTASLFDNVDATIHLVPEFKKADYILKVDNTDSFFDSDIVLKQLSRIKFITMAYTINQDKLKSKNNLIF; encoded by the coding sequence ATGGCTATTCATAAAATTCAAATAAACGATTTTATTTCAACTGATTATGAATTAATCGCCATTCATTCTAATTTGGAAGATTACAGATTGGCTTATTTTATTAATCAGTTACTCAATATTAAACTTCAGAAAAATTCGAATGCAATTGAAGTAAGTGTTTTAGATAGCAAAAGCTCTTTTGAGCATTTTATCTTTGATGATGAAATACAGGATATCTGCTGGCATTTAGTTGAAAACAAAAGTGTACTGACAACCAAACAGCAAACTGCAAGTTTGTTTGATAACGTTGATGCCACTATTCATTTAGTACCTGAATTTAAAAAAGCCGATTACATCTTAAAAGTTGACAATACTGATTCTTTTTTTGACTCAGATATTGTTCTTAAACAATTAAGCCGGATTAAATTTATTACTATGGCTTATACCATAAACCAAGACAAACTAAAATCAAAAAATAATTTAATTTTTTAA
- the pyk gene encoding pyruvate kinase, which translates to MPTTKKTKIVATLGPACSEKHILKDMIEAGVNVFRINFSHADYTDVRERIDMIRELNDEMGHTTSILADLQGPKLRVGVMKEDVVVNKGDKITFTTAEDILGTAERVYMNYKTFPNDVNPGERILLDDGKLIFEVTKTDKKTEVEAVVIQGGPLKSKKGVNLPNTKVSLPALTEKDIRDAIFAIECNVDWIALSFVRTPKDLEDLQDLIAKHSDHKIPIVAKIEKPEAVENIDKIVAFCDGLMVARGDLGVEVPAQEVPLIQKKLINRAKTARIPVIVATQMMETMITSLTPTRAEVNDVANSVMDGADAVMLSGETSVGNYPVQVIETMTKIIESVEDSPLIKVPLNPPHIRTKRFITKSICYHAAIMADDINAKAITTLTNSGYTAFQISAWRPKSHILVFTSNKRILTQLNLLWGVRAYYYDKFVSTDDTIDDLNHICKERGYLNIGDMVINLAAMPIMKKGMVNTLRVSEIE; encoded by the coding sequence ATGCCAACAACTAAAAAAACTAAAATTGTAGCAACATTAGGACCTGCCTGTAGTGAAAAACACATTTTAAAAGACATGATCGAAGCAGGTGTTAACGTTTTCAGAATTAACTTTTCACATGCTGATTATACAGATGTAAGGGAACGAATTGATATGATTCGTGAGCTAAATGATGAAATGGGACATACTACATCGATCCTGGCTGACTTACAGGGACCTAAACTTCGTGTAGGTGTAATGAAAGAAGATGTTGTTGTAAACAAAGGAGACAAAATCACCTTTACTACTGCAGAAGATATTTTAGGAACAGCAGAACGCGTTTACATGAACTATAAAACCTTTCCTAATGATGTAAACCCGGGCGAACGCATTTTACTTGATGACGGAAAGTTGATCTTTGAAGTCACTAAAACGGATAAAAAGACAGAAGTAGAAGCTGTTGTAATTCAAGGAGGACCTTTGAAATCTAAAAAAGGGGTTAACCTGCCTAATACTAAAGTTTCGCTACCGGCACTTACCGAAAAGGACATTCGCGATGCTATTTTTGCTATTGAATGTAATGTTGACTGGATTGCTCTTTCATTTGTAAGAACTCCGAAAGATTTAGAGGACTTACAAGACCTTATTGCTAAACACTCTGATCATAAGATTCCGATCGTAGCAAAAATCGAAAAGCCGGAAGCAGTTGAAAATATCGACAAAATCGTAGCTTTCTGCGACGGTTTAATGGTTGCCCGAGGGGATCTTGGTGTAGAAGTACCTGCTCAGGAAGTACCATTGATTCAGAAAAAACTGATAAACCGAGCTAAAACAGCCCGTATCCCTGTAATTGTAGCTACTCAGATGATGGAAACTATGATCACAAGTTTAACGCCTACAAGAGCTGAAGTCAATGATGTTGCCAATTCAGTTATGGATGGTGCTGATGCCGTTATGCTTTCGGGAGAAACCTCAGTAGGAAACTATCCGGTTCAGGTTATTGAAACGATGACAAAAATTATTGAGAGCGTTGAAGATTCGCCGTTGATCAAAGTACCTTTAAACCCACCTCATATCCGCACAAAGCGTTTCATTACAAAATCAATCTGTTATCATGCCGCTATTATGGCAGATGACATCAATGCTAAAGCAATTACAACATTAACGAATTCAGGTTATACGGCTTTCCAGATTTCTGCTTGGAGACCTAAATCCCATATTTTAGTTTTTACCTCTAACAAGCGTATTTTAACACAGTTAAACCTTTTATGGGGCGTAAGAGCTTATTATTATGATAAATTTGTCAGTACTGACGACACTATTGACGATCTGAATCATATTTGTAAAGAAAGAGGTTATCTAAATATTGGCGACATGGTAATTAATCTTGCTGCTATGCCAATCATGAAAAAAGGGATGGTAAATACCTTAAGAGTTTCTGAAATCGAATAA
- a CDS encoding M13 family metallopeptidase encodes MKNYIIKGSLGFLFLASFLNSCKSSQESVSVAASEKPVQAKIGINTDYMDTSVSPADDFFRYVNGKWLDKTEIPADRTRWGSFDELRKNTDDDVMAILKEALADKSITPDSDQGKALSLYKSVLDTITRNKMGVAPLKPYLAKIDEVKNVKDLVALITEMESEGGIGFFGSYVYTDAKDSNRNVVYVGTGSLGLPDRDYYVSDAADTKEKREKYVAHITRMLQYLGDSEASAKNAAEKVLALETKMATASLDRVARRDRRNTYNPMKVSDLQKIVPTVDWNNYFESTGIGAIDSVVVSQPKYMEEVETIFQEADIDSWKAYLRWTLLNDNAGVLSTEVADANWEFYGKTLKGAVKQRPADERALATVNGRLGEALGKLYVAKKFPPEAKTKAQAMIANVMKAFENRIDRLPWMTKETKENAKLKLNKLTVKIGYPDKWKDYSKLTVTSPEKGGTYFENTIRYRHWSHQKNIEKLGKPVDKTEWGMSPQTVNAYFNPSNNEIVFPAAILQPPFYDYKADEAVNYGGIGAVIGHEISHGFDDSGSRYDSNGNLVNWWSDEDLKQFTGLGGALADQYSALQPLPGIYVDGKFTLGENIGDLGGVNAAFDGLQIYLKENGNPGLIDGFTPEQRFFISWATIWRTKMRDEAIKNQVKTDPHSPGMYRASVPLQNVDAFYNTFNVQEGNGMYVAPESRVKIW; translated from the coding sequence ATGAAAAATTATATTATTAAAGGAAGCTTAGGCTTCCTTTTTTTAGCTTCATTCTTAAATTCTTGTAAATCATCGCAGGAATCAGTATCGGTGGCAGCATCAGAGAAGCCGGTTCAAGCGAAGATTGGTATTAATACCGATTATATGGACACTTCGGTAAGTCCGGCTGATGATTTCTTTCGCTATGTAAATGGCAAATGGTTAGATAAAACAGAAATACCTGCTGATAGAACACGTTGGGGAAGTTTTGATGAATTGCGTAAAAATACGGATGATGATGTAATGGCAATTCTGAAAGAGGCCTTAGCAGATAAGTCTATTACTCCTGATTCGGATCAAGGAAAAGCGTTGAGCCTTTATAAATCCGTATTGGATACAATTACCCGAAACAAAATGGGGGTTGCTCCTTTAAAACCCTATTTGGCTAAAATTGATGAGGTTAAAAATGTGAAAGATCTAGTTGCTTTGATTACGGAAATGGAATCAGAAGGAGGAATCGGATTTTTTGGTAGTTACGTGTATACAGATGCTAAAGATAGTAACCGAAATGTAGTATATGTCGGAACCGGAAGTTTAGGTTTACCGGATAGAGACTATTATGTCTCCGACGCGGCTGACACAAAAGAAAAGAGAGAGAAATATGTTGCACATATTACACGTATGTTGCAATATTTAGGAGATAGTGAAGCCTCTGCAAAAAATGCAGCAGAAAAAGTATTAGCATTGGAAACAAAGATGGCAACAGCTTCTTTAGACAGAGTTGCTAGAAGAGACAGAAGAAATACATATAATCCGATGAAAGTTTCCGATCTGCAAAAAATTGTTCCGACTGTAGATTGGAATAATTATTTTGAATCCACAGGAATTGGAGCCATTGATTCAGTAGTAGTTTCGCAACCGAAATACATGGAAGAAGTAGAAACTATTTTTCAGGAAGCCGATATCGATTCGTGGAAAGCTTATTTACGTTGGACTTTATTAAATGATAATGCCGGAGTATTGTCGACAGAAGTTGCCGATGCAAATTGGGAGTTTTACGGGAAAACATTAAAAGGAGCCGTAAAACAACGGCCGGCCGACGAAAGAGCTTTAGCGACTGTTAACGGAAGATTAGGGGAAGCATTAGGTAAATTATATGTAGCTAAAAAGTTCCCGCCGGAAGCAAAGACAAAAGCACAAGCAATGATTGCTAACGTGATGAAGGCTTTTGAGAACAGAATCGACCGCTTGCCTTGGATGACTAAAGAAACAAAAGAAAATGCCAAGTTAAAATTAAATAAACTGACAGTAAAGATCGGTTATCCTGACAAATGGAAAGATTATTCAAAATTAACAGTGACCAGCCCTGAAAAAGGAGGAACTTATTTTGAAAATACAATCCGCTACAGACATTGGTCACACCAAAAGAATATTGAAAAATTAGGAAAACCGGTTGATAAAACAGAGTGGGGAATGTCTCCTCAAACAGTTAATGCTTATTTCAACCCTTCTAATAATGAAATTGTATTTCCAGCGGCTATTTTGCAGCCGCCGTTTTATGATTATAAAGCAGATGAAGCCGTAAATTACGGAGGAATCGGAGCCGTAATTGGTCATGAAATTTCACATGGATTTGATGATTCAGGTTCCCGCTATGATTCTAACGGTAACTTAGTGAACTGGTGGAGCGATGAAGATCTGAAACAATTTACAGGACTTGGAGGAGCTTTGGCAGACCAATATTCAGCTTTACAACCGCTACCGGGAATCTATGTTGACGGTAAGTTTACTTTAGGCGAAAATATCGGAGATTTAGGAGGTGTAAATGCTGCATTTGACGGTTTACAAATTTATTTGAAAGAAAACGGAAACCCAGGATTGATCGACGGATTTACTCCGGAACAACGTTTCTTTATTTCATGGGCGACCATCTGGAGAACTAAGATGCGTGACGAAGCGATTAAGAACCAAGTAAAAACAGATCCGCATTCACCGGGAATGTATCGTGCATCAGTGCCTTTGCAAAACGTTGACGCATTTTATAATACGTTTAATGTACAAGAAGGTAACGGAATGTATGTAGCACCTGAAAGCAGAGTTAAAATTTGGTAA